A window from Dehalobacter sp. DCA encodes these proteins:
- the rlmB gene encoding 23S rRNA (guanosine(2251)-2'-O)-methyltransferase RlmB, translating into MEENIVCGRNAVTELIKSGNPVNKVLIKNEKGQGRNSDILHLLKAHGIPYQFVENTVLDKYTAGEKHQGVVAFAAAKEYAEPSDILEIARHTGEDPFILVLDEIEDPHNLGALLRTADAAGVHGVIIPKRRSAALTPAVGRTSAGAVEYVPVARVSNLVQTLKYLKEEGCWVSGAEAGGKDIYQAELKGPRVIVIGGEDKGLGRLIRETCDEIISLPMYGRISSLNASVAGSIIMYEVRRQRNQT; encoded by the coding sequence TTGGAAGAAAATATTGTGTGCGGGCGCAACGCTGTGACCGAACTGATCAAATCCGGGAATCCGGTGAATAAAGTGCTGATCAAAAATGAAAAGGGGCAGGGAAGAAATTCGGACATACTGCATCTACTTAAAGCGCACGGCATACCGTACCAATTTGTGGAGAATACTGTCCTGGACAAATATACTGCCGGAGAAAAGCATCAGGGAGTGGTGGCATTTGCTGCTGCCAAAGAATATGCAGAACCATCCGATATTTTGGAGATAGCAAGGCACACAGGGGAAGATCCATTTATCCTTGTTCTGGATGAGATCGAGGATCCGCATAATTTAGGGGCTCTTCTTCGAACTGCCGATGCAGCGGGTGTTCATGGGGTGATCATTCCCAAAAGAAGAAGTGCCGCACTCACGCCAGCTGTCGGCAGAACGTCGGCCGGAGCTGTGGAATATGTGCCTGTGGCCAGGGTAAGCAACCTTGTCCAGACACTTAAATATCTCAAAGAAGAGGGCTGCTGGGTATCCGGTGCGGAAGCAGGCGGCAAAGATATCTATCAGGCGGAACTGAAAGGGCCAAGGGTCATCGTCATTGGCGGAGAGGATAAGGGACTCGGGAGACTGATCCGGGAAACCTGCGATGAAATTATATCCTTGCCAATGTATGGCAGAATTTCATCTTTGAATGCCAGCGTAGCCGGATCCATCATCATGTATGAGGTACGGAGACAGAGAAATCAGACTTAA
- a CDS encoding chemotaxis protein CheX: MDVSIINPLLTAFTEVLPQLGFQSVERRKVSKIEAAFQYNGILLNISLFGTVKGAILFGMDIEAAKKFASKMMMGMPVAELDAMARSAISEMGNMVCANTCTQFTKIGITDLDISPPTLMISENGEATLPVPKSIVVNFLIDDIELSAYVSLMNK, from the coding sequence ATGGATGTAAGTATCATTAATCCTCTTCTGACTGCTTTTACAGAAGTTCTGCCGCAGCTCGGCTTCCAGTCGGTCGAACGGCGCAAGGTGTCCAAAATAGAAGCGGCCTTTCAGTACAACGGTATTCTTCTGAATATCTCACTTTTCGGAACAGTGAAAGGCGCGATCCTATTCGGGATGGATATTGAAGCTGCCAAAAAGTTTGCCTCGAAAATGATGATGGGTATGCCGGTGGCTGAACTGGATGCTATGGCCAGAAGTGCAATTTCTGAAATGGGAAATATGGTCTGTGCTAATACGTGCACGCAGTTCACAAAAATTGGTATCACTGATCTGGATATCTCGCCTCCGACCCTTATGATCAGTGAGAACGGTGAGGCGACCCTACCCGTGCCGAAATCGATTGTCGTAAATTTCCTGATTGATGATATTGAACTGAGTGCCTATGTAAGTCTGATGAATAAATAA
- a CDS encoding response regulator — MSAIKVMVVDDSLFSRTLIVEILRDSGLEVVGEADSYDSLIETYDRCKPDIVTMDIVMPDMDGFECSRALFVKDPNAKIILVSSMKDEESEAEARRIGISGYIQKPVDSDYLVQMINNVIAPDIHYDHLLAYGLETFKESLTQNIARMTKSPVSFASYENFGDHYLSQGITAVIGLIGRHSGSMILDMSMETAERIVEMLLKRAHRNREEVLAMVAELANIIAGVACSMLNKSDKTYSLSVSPPSLFYGTGTEIMSPNLKMDAVTAETNFGNIFLGVGFKKGSSIWM; from the coding sequence ATGAGTGCAATAAAAGTAATGGTCGTTGACGACTCTCTGTTTTCAAGAACACTCATTGTGGAAATACTTCGCGACAGCGGCTTGGAAGTTGTTGGCGAAGCTGATTCCTACGACAGCTTAATCGAAACATATGACAGGTGCAAACCCGATATCGTAACTATGGATATTGTTATGCCGGATATGGACGGATTTGAGTGCAGCCGTGCCCTTTTTGTAAAAGACCCTAATGCAAAGATTATTCTTGTCAGCTCGATGAAAGATGAAGAATCGGAAGCTGAAGCGCGCCGCATCGGGATTTCCGGATACATTCAAAAACCTGTTGACAGCGACTACCTGGTCCAGATGATCAACAACGTTATAGCACCGGATATTCATTATGACCATCTACTCGCCTATGGTCTGGAAACCTTTAAGGAATCTCTAACCCAGAATATTGCCCGGATGACCAAATCACCCGTTTCTTTTGCTTCATACGAAAATTTTGGAGACCATTACTTATCCCAGGGAATTACAGCTGTTATCGGGCTGATCGGCCGCCACTCCGGATCTATGATCTTAGATATGTCGATGGAGACAGCGGAAAGAATTGTTGAGATGCTTCTGAAACGCGCTCATAGAAACCGCGAAGAGGTATTGGCTATGGTTGCCGAATTGGCCAATATTATTGCCGGAGTTGCCTGCTCGATGCTGAATAAGTCCGATAAAACTTATAGTCTGAGCGTTTCTCCACCCAGTCTCTTTTACGGTACCGGGACCGAAATTATGAGTCCGAATCTTAAAATGGATGCCGTGACAGCAGAAACCAACTTCGGGAATATTTTCCTGGGTGTTGGTTTTAAGAAGGGGTCGAGTATATGGATGTAA
- the nusG gene encoding transcription termination/antitermination protein NusG has protein sequence MTKNWYVIHTYSGYENKVKTNLEKRVESMNMEDKIFRVLVPMEDEIEIKNGKKKISKRKVFPGYVLVEMDMTDDSWYVVRNTPGVTGFVGSGSKPIPLLDQEVAVILRQMGLEKIRTKIDVVVGQSVRVISGPFKDFIGVVKEVLEEKQKVRVSVSMFGRETPVELEFGQVEKLD, from the coding sequence ATGACGAAGAACTGGTATGTTATTCACACTTATTCCGGATATGAGAACAAGGTGAAAACAAATCTGGAAAAACGCGTGGAATCCATGAATATGGAGGATAAAATTTTTCGCGTTTTAGTTCCTATGGAAGACGAGATCGAAATAAAAAACGGCAAGAAAAAAATCTCCAAACGCAAGGTGTTTCCAGGTTACGTTCTAGTGGAGATGGACATGACTGACGACTCTTGGTATGTGGTCCGCAATACACCTGGGGTGACCGGGTTTGTAGGAAGTGGCAGCAAACCGATTCCGCTTCTGGATCAAGAGGTCGCTGTTATTTTACGCCAAATGGGACTCGAGAAAATCCGCACCAAGATTGACGTTGTTGTCGGGCAGTCTGTCCGGGTCATTTCCGGTCCGTTCAAAGACTTTATTGGTGTTGTGAAAGAAGTCCTCGAAGAAAAGCAAAAAGTCAGGGTCTCGGTTTCCATGTTTGGGAGAGAGACGCCGGTCGAACTCGAGTTTGGGCAAGTGGAAAAGCTTGACTAA
- a CDS encoding FUSC family protein produces MNIGARTLKTGLAVAVSVYICILLDIEPSLFAATSAVVCMQQSLGRSFRNALEEIIVNIIAIIVAVAIGLAIPLQFLSMALATIILIIIFTKVIKVPNQIVLAVISAIFILASPQEQFLSHAVSRSLAILIGMVTANVINLTIAPPRYQKVLEDKLIELNNFAVRMFVDAVNRYLYLNLAPEEEMRKNKAEFNSLFQEAENLYDLYRKEWNVLWFGKNKKDPKARKPLYKEYLNYSRGLWQRSQDLLFLAAERKTRREEANDPAVSPEFEHVFEMLHNVMFSATSYNLQLQKKVKGEEAAQFPELRVWSKLHAILNEWQENTPSTSFYYHALIELSVVTYSIRWFAKESSRLLNLETEMSV; encoded by the coding sequence ATGAATATCGGAGCCAGGACGTTAAAGACAGGTCTCGCTGTGGCGGTCAGTGTTTATATCTGTATCCTTTTGGATATTGAGCCGTCTTTGTTTGCTGCGACATCGGCAGTGGTCTGTATGCAGCAATCTCTCGGCAGAAGTTTTCGAAATGCGCTGGAAGAAATTATAGTAAACATCATTGCAATTATTGTGGCTGTGGCGATCGGACTGGCCATACCGCTGCAGTTTCTGAGTATGGCACTTGCAACGATTATCCTGATTATTATTTTCACCAAAGTGATCAAAGTGCCGAATCAGATCGTTCTTGCAGTGATCTCAGCCATTTTTATCCTGGCTTCACCGCAGGAGCAGTTTTTGTCCCACGCGGTTTCACGGTCACTGGCTATCCTGATTGGTATGGTGACTGCAAATGTGATCAATTTGACGATCGCACCTCCGCGTTACCAAAAAGTGCTTGAGGATAAATTGATTGAACTAAATAATTTTGCTGTCCGGATGTTTGTCGATGCAGTGAACCGGTATCTGTACCTGAATCTGGCTCCGGAAGAAGAAATGCGTAAAAATAAAGCGGAATTCAACAGCTTGTTTCAGGAAGCTGAGAATTTGTATGATTTATACCGCAAAGAGTGGAACGTCTTGTGGTTCGGTAAAAACAAGAAAGATCCCAAGGCCCGTAAACCATTATATAAGGAATATTTAAATTACAGCCGGGGCCTCTGGCAAAGATCACAGGACTTGCTTTTTCTTGCCGCAGAACGAAAAACCCGCCGGGAGGAAGCCAATGATCCGGCGGTGAGTCCTGAATTTGAACATGTTTTTGAAATGCTGCACAATGTGATGTTCAGTGCGACAAGCTACAATCTGCAGCTTCAGAAAAAAGTCAAGGGGGAAGAGGCAGCTCAGTTTCCCGAATTGCGTGTCTGGAGCAAACTGCACGCTATTCTGAATGAATGGCAGGAGAATACACCCTCGACAAGCTTTTACTATCATGCGCTGATTGAATTGTCTGTTGTCACCTACAGCATTCGCTGGTTTGCGAAGGAATCCTCCCGGCTGCTGAATCTGGAGACGGAAATGAGTGTCTGA
- the sigH gene encoding RNA polymerase sporulation sigma factor SigH, whose product MTYGIQTEIPEEFEANEYIADEELVELAKIGDAEAQEYLINKYKNFVRAKARSYFLIGADREDIIQEGMIGLYKAIRDFRGDKLSSFRTFAELCITRQIITAIKTATRQKHIPLNSYVSLNKPIYDEDSDRTLLDVISGNKITDPEELIISREEFDDIEEKMGEILSSLEWEVLMSYLEGKSYQEIAVDLDRHVKSIDNALQRVKRKLERYLEHRGA is encoded by the coding sequence TTGACTTACGGTATCCAGACAGAGATTCCAGAAGAATTCGAGGCTAATGAATACATAGCGGATGAAGAACTAGTTGAGTTAGCAAAGATCGGTGACGCAGAAGCTCAGGAGTACTTGATCAATAAGTACAAGAATTTTGTCAGAGCAAAAGCCAGATCGTATTTCTTGATCGGTGCGGATAGGGAAGATATCATTCAAGAAGGCATGATTGGACTGTATAAAGCAATTCGTGACTTTCGTGGGGACAAGCTCTCCTCTTTCAGAACATTTGCCGAGTTATGCATAACTCGGCAGATTATTACAGCGATCAAGACGGCTACCAGACAAAAGCATATTCCGCTCAATTCGTACGTATCGCTGAACAAACCTATTTACGATGAGGATTCCGACAGGACGCTCTTGGATGTTATTTCTGGAAATAAGATCACGGATCCCGAGGAACTGATCATCAGCAGGGAAGAATTTGACGATATTGAAGAAAAGATGGGCGAAATTTTAAGTTCGCTCGAATGGGAAGTGCTGATGTCCTATCTTGAAGGCAAATCTTATCAGGAGATTGCCGTTGATCTCGACAGGCATGTCAAATCCATTGACAATGCACTGCAGCGGGTCAAGCGAAAGTTGGAAAGGTATCTGGAGCACAGAGGGGCCTAA
- a CDS encoding LysM peptidoglycan-binding domain-containing protein, producing MKIHVVSSGQSIYSIARKYGVSPQKMIADNELTNPSQLVVGQTLVILESSGTHTVAAGESLYLIAQKHGVTVNALLAANPRITDPSRIYAGQTIAIPAAAASYGTIEVNGYAFPNINRDILRKSLRHLTYLSIFSYQVNADGTLNTIPDEPLIQAAREARTAPLMVITNIQQGGSFNSTLARSILTNQTAQNTLISQVIRTLREKNYYGLDIDFEYIYPSDRENYNNFLRRIVNTLRPLGYPVTTALAPKLTADQKGLLYEAHDYPVHGALANHVILMTYEWGYTYSPPKAVAPVNEVRKVLTYAVSAIPRQKIFMGIPNYGYDWTLPYVSGTAARTVSNSGAVDLARTEKTAIQYDSTAQSPYFTYYDDAGKKHEVWFEDARSIYAKLTLAKEFRVGGISYWTIGRYFPQNWLVLRSLYSIKKLL from the coding sequence TTGAAAATTCATGTTGTGAGCTCAGGACAGAGCATCTATTCCATTGCTCGCAAATACGGGGTCTCACCCCAGAAAATGATTGCAGATAATGAACTGACCAATCCAAGCCAGCTAGTTGTCGGGCAGACGCTGGTCATTCTGGAAAGTAGCGGAACACATACTGTTGCCGCCGGTGAGTCGCTTTATCTGATTGCCCAAAAACACGGAGTAACTGTGAATGCTTTACTCGCCGCCAATCCTCGGATAACAGATCCGAGCCGTATCTATGCTGGTCAGACTATTGCCATTCCGGCAGCGGCTGCCAGCTATGGAACGATAGAAGTGAACGGGTATGCCTTTCCGAATATTAACAGAGACATTCTCCGAAAAAGTCTTCGCCATCTTACATATCTTAGTATCTTCAGTTATCAGGTCAACGCGGATGGCACCCTGAATACGATTCCGGATGAACCGCTGATTCAGGCAGCGAGAGAAGCCCGGACAGCTCCGCTAATGGTCATCACGAATATCCAGCAGGGCGGAAGCTTCAACAGTACGCTGGCCAGATCCATCCTGACGAACCAGACTGCTCAGAATACTTTAATCAGTCAGGTTATCAGAACGCTGAGAGAAAAAAACTATTACGGCCTCGATATTGATTTTGAATATATCTATCCATCCGACCGGGAAAACTATAACAACTTTCTCCGAAGGATCGTTAATACGCTCCGCCCTTTAGGCTATCCTGTGACGACAGCTCTCGCTCCTAAGCTGACTGCCGATCAAAAAGGTCTGCTATACGAAGCCCATGACTATCCTGTTCACGGGGCTCTGGCCAACCACGTCATCCTAATGACCTATGAATGGGGTTACACCTACAGCCCACCCAAAGCAGTCGCTCCTGTAAATGAAGTGCGCAAAGTATTGACCTATGCGGTGTCGGCTATTCCGAGACAGAAAATCTTTATGGGTATCCCCAATTATGGCTATGACTGGACCCTTCCATACGTTTCCGGTACTGCCGCCAGAACAGTCTCCAACAGCGGGGCGGTAGATCTGGCCAGAACTGAAAAGACAGCAATCCAGTATGATTCAACAGCGCAGTCTCCGTATTTCACCTACTACGACGATGCCGGCAAAAAGCACGAAGTATGGTTTGAAGATGCCCGAAGCATCTATGCCAAACTGACCCTGGCCAAAGAATTTCGGGTTGGGGGCATAAGCTATTGGACGATTGGAAGATATTTTCCCCAGAACTGGCTTGTTTTGAGGTCTTTATACAGTATAAAGAAACTGCTTTAA
- the rplA gene encoding 50S ribosomal protein L1 yields MPKRGKKYLDALKAFDNQAVFEPAEAIGVVKTNAKAKFDETVEVAFKLGIDTRHADQQIRGAVVLPHGTGKTLSVLVFAKGDKAKEAEAAGADFVGAEEMVEKIQQGWFGFDVAVATPDMMGTVGKLGKLLGPKGLMPNPKTGTVSFDVERAVKEIKAGKVEYRADKAGIIHVPIGKVSFDQDKLMDNYKTIAEVVTKAKPAAAKGQYVRSVTVSSTMGPGVKINPLKIV; encoded by the coding sequence ATGCCAAAAAGAGGTAAGAAATACCTTGATGCTTTAAAAGCATTTGATAATCAGGCTGTGTTTGAGCCGGCCGAAGCAATTGGTGTTGTAAAAACCAATGCCAAAGCAAAATTTGATGAGACAGTTGAAGTTGCTTTCAAATTAGGAATCGATACCCGCCATGCTGATCAGCAGATCCGCGGAGCGGTTGTTCTTCCACATGGAACAGGCAAAACTTTAAGTGTACTTGTTTTTGCCAAGGGAGACAAAGCCAAAGAAGCCGAAGCTGCCGGCGCTGATTTTGTCGGAGCTGAAGAAATGGTTGAGAAAATCCAACAGGGCTGGTTTGGTTTTGACGTTGCTGTAGCGACACCGGATATGATGGGTACTGTCGGTAAGCTGGGTAAGCTTTTGGGACCTAAGGGCCTCATGCCGAACCCGAAGACCGGAACTGTATCGTTTGATGTCGAAAGAGCAGTTAAAGAAATTAAAGCCGGTAAAGTGGAATACAGGGCTGATAAAGCCGGTATTATCCATGTACCGATCGGCAAGGTTTCTTTTGATCAGGATAAGCTGATGGACAACTACAAGACCATTGCCGAAGTTGTCACAAAAGCAAAACCTGCAGCTGCCAAAGGACAGTATGTCCGTAGCGTAACGGTATCTTCCACCATGGGACCAGGAGTGAAAATCAATCCTTTGAAAATTGTCTAA
- a CDS encoding dihydrofolate reductase: MKAIVSVDQNWGIGYKGDLLLKIPEDMKFFKQMTVGKVVVMGRGTYESLPGKEPLKDRTNIVLSTNRDFQDERFIICHSLEDLLQELKEYPSDDICVIGGESLFQLLMPYLNELYVTKIRHTFPADKHLRNVDEDDNWKVESEGELQTYNDIQYSVVKYVRK, translated from the coding sequence ATGAAAGCAATCGTTTCGGTAGATCAAAACTGGGGCATTGGCTATAAAGGCGACCTGCTGCTGAAAATTCCGGAAGATATGAAGTTTTTTAAGCAGATGACTGTTGGCAAGGTCGTGGTCATGGGCAGAGGAACCTATGAATCATTGCCGGGAAAAGAGCCCTTGAAGGACAGAACGAATATTGTCCTGAGCACAAACAGGGATTTTCAGGATGAAAGATTTATTATCTGTCATTCTCTGGAGGACCTGCTTCAGGAGCTGAAAGAATACCCTTCGGACGATATCTGTGTGATTGGCGGAGAATCACTTTTTCAGCTGCTCATGCCCTATCTGAATGAACTGTATGTAACAAAAATCAGGCACACATTCCCTGCGGATAAGCATCTTAGGAATGTCGATGAAGATGACAACTGGAAAGTTGAGTCTGAAGGTGAATTGCAAACTTATAATGACATTCAGTACAGTGTTGTAAAATATGTAAGAAAGTGA
- a CDS encoding amidohydrolase family protein encodes MSNPDYPNIFDAHAHIFPQKVAPRAVDSILSFYDELIQDMEPGKGTASDLIASGAGIGINRFLISSTATRTEQVESINDFIAGVCTDSRFVGFGTMHPEFPNPQLEIERVLSLGLKGLKLHPDFQEYNIDDPSLFPIYEAAEGKLPILFHVGDTRTDYSNPHRLAHILKMFPDLVVIAAHLGGWSLWDDFDHSLFEQNVYIDTSSSLMLIEKETAVDIIRSHGIDKVLFGTDYPMWSPEAELERFLSLGLTKEENQKILWENGRKLFGLQP; translated from the coding sequence ATGTCCAATCCAGATTATCCAAACATTTTTGATGCCCATGCCCATATTTTTCCGCAAAAAGTAGCTCCCAGGGCAGTCGATTCCATCTTGTCCTTCTACGACGAACTTATTCAAGATATGGAGCCTGGAAAAGGAACCGCCTCCGATCTGATCGCTTCCGGCGCAGGCATCGGGATCAACCGCTTTTTGATTTCCTCCACCGCTACGAGAACAGAACAAGTCGAGTCAATCAACGATTTCATTGCCGGTGTTTGCACCGATTCGCGGTTCGTCGGCTTCGGCACCATGCATCCTGAATTTCCTAATCCTCAACTGGAAATCGAGCGGGTACTTTCACTCGGTTTAAAAGGTTTAAAGCTTCACCCGGATTTTCAGGAATATAACATTGACGATCCATCTTTATTTCCTATATACGAGGCAGCAGAAGGCAAATTGCCTATCCTTTTTCATGTCGGAGATACGCGCACGGATTACTCCAATCCGCACAGACTTGCCCACATTCTGAAAATGTTTCCCGATTTGGTGGTCATTGCAGCCCATCTGGGCGGCTGGAGTCTGTGGGATGATTTTGACCACAGCCTGTTTGAGCAAAATGTCTACATCGACACGTCCAGCTCTCTGATGTTAATAGAAAAAGAAACAGCTGTTGATATTATTCGCTCCCATGGCATTGATAAAGTACTGTTTGGCACGGATTACCCAATGTGGTCACCCGAAGCCGAACTTGAGCGTTTCCTATCACTTGGCCTGACGAAAGAGGAAAACCAGAAAATCCTCTGGGAAAACGGCAGAAAACTGTTTGGCCTGCAGCCGTAA
- the tlp gene encoding small acid-soluble spore protein Tlp — MKHNPDDRRDNVDRIQKNINHTIQNMELADEMIAKTDDPKSKKDLKGKNERRHDALNGMRAEIRDEALDKKREYE; from the coding sequence ATGAAACACAATCCGGATGACCGCAGAGATAATGTCGACAGAATCCAAAAAAATATTAATCACACGATCCAAAATATGGAGCTTGCTGATGAAATGATTGCGAAAACTGATGATCCTAAAAGTAAGAAAGATTTGAAAGGAAAGAATGAACGGAGGCATGATGCGCTAAACGGAATGAGGGCGGAAATCCGGGACGAAGCCCTGGATAAAAAAAGAGAGTATGAATAG
- a CDS encoding VOC family protein, with translation MGLCLTTVNVNNLEESLKFYQEVVGLPLVQRLHPDPSTEICFSRFSLSLIPMV, from the coding sequence ATGGGTCTTTGTTTGACCACGGTCAACGTTAACAACCTGGAGGAATCTTTAAAATTTTATCAGGAAGTTGTTGGATTGCCCTTGGTTCAAAGACTCCATCCAGACCCGAGCACTGAGATTTGCTTTTCACGTTTCTCTTTATCCTTGATCCCAATGGTTTAA
- the rpmG gene encoding 50S ribosomal protein L33: MRVAITLACTECKNRNYQSNKNKKNDPDRIEIKKYCRTCKAHTVHKETK; this comes from the coding sequence ATGCGTGTTGCAATTACATTGGCTTGTACTGAGTGCAAAAACAGAAATTATCAGTCCAATAAGAATAAGAAAAATGACCCAGATCGTATAGAGATTAAAAAATATTGCAGAACTTGCAAAGCTCATACTGTTCATAAGGAAACAAAATAG
- the rplJ gene encoding 50S ribosomal protein L10, with translation MPNFEEKQKVVEDIKQKFEGANGVILADYRGLTVSQVTNLRVELRQAGIEYRVLKNTMVRRAADEIGITGLDEFLEGPTALAFSTDPVAPAKILSEFSKKNKSLTIKAGVLDGKVINAEKVKDLANLPSREVLLSQVLAGMQGPLQGMVNVLQGPIRKFGYALEEVRKLKEAQA, from the coding sequence ATGCCAAATTTTGAAGAGAAGCAAAAAGTTGTTGAAGATATCAAACAGAAGTTTGAAGGTGCAAACGGAGTGATTCTGGCAGACTACAGAGGTCTGACGGTATCGCAGGTGACCAATTTGAGAGTGGAACTGCGCCAGGCTGGTATTGAATACCGCGTATTGAAAAATACAATGGTTCGCCGGGCTGCAGATGAAATCGGGATTACCGGTTTGGATGAATTTCTGGAAGGTCCTACTGCTTTAGCCTTTTCTACAGATCCTGTTGCTCCTGCGAAGATTCTCAGTGAATTCAGCAAGAAAAACAAGAGCCTGACCATTAAGGCCGGGGTTCTTGACGGCAAGGTCATTAACGCTGAAAAAGTAAAAGATCTCGCAAATCTTCCGTCCAGAGAAGTTCTTCTTTCCCAGGTACTTGCTGGAATGCAAGGCCCGCTTCAAGGAATGGTCAATGTTCTGCAAGGGCCTATCCGCAAATTTGGTTATGCTTTGGAAGAAGTTCGTAAACTTAAAGAAGCCCAGGCATAG
- the secE gene encoding preprotein translocase subunit SecE, whose product MAVAKKADTTGAKGGFLNRFKNPGKRFAFFREVGLELKKVHWPTRQTLLTYTGVVLVSVAIVALLIWIVDSGLTYAMTNLLGI is encoded by the coding sequence ATGGCAGTGGCAAAGAAAGCAGATACCACAGGTGCAAAAGGCGGCTTTCTTAATAGGTTTAAGAACCCCGGAAAACGGTTTGCTTTTTTTCGTGAGGTTGGGCTTGAGCTGAAAAAAGTACATTGGCCGACTCGTCAGACGTTGCTGACGTATACTGGTGTCGTGCTTGTTTCTGTGGCAATTGTTGCTTTGTTGATTTGGATTGTAGACAGTGGCCTGACGTACGCAATGACCAACCTGCTTGGTATTTAA
- the rplK gene encoding 50S ribosomal protein L11 yields the protein MAKKVIGLVKLAITAGKANPAPPVGPALGQHGVNIMGFCKEYNERTKDQAGLIIPAEITIYEDRSFTFVLKTPPASVLLKKAANIPSGSAVPNKQKVAKVTKDQVREIAEQKMKDLNAASIEAAMRMVEGTARSMGIDIV from the coding sequence ATGGCAAAGAAAGTTATTGGGCTGGTAAAATTGGCAATCACCGCAGGTAAGGCAAATCCGGCACCTCCGGTTGGTCCTGCTTTGGGTCAGCACGGTGTTAATATCATGGGCTTCTGTAAAGAATACAATGAAAGAACAAAGGATCAGGCTGGACTGATCATTCCTGCAGAGATTACGATTTATGAAGACCGTTCCTTTACTTTTGTTCTGAAGACTCCGCCGGCATCCGTATTGCTTAAGAAGGCAGCCAACATTCCGTCTGGTTCCGCTGTTCCGAACAAGCAAAAGGTTGCAAAAGTGACCAAAGATCAGGTTAGGGAAATTGCTGAACAAAAGATGAAAGACTTAAATGCAGCAAGCATTGAAGCTGCAATGCGTATGGTCGAAGGTACTGCACGCAGTATGGGGATCGATATTGTTTGA